The Gordonia sp. KTR9 genome contains a region encoding:
- a CDS encoding alpha/beta fold hydrolase, translating to MPDEGPDTPGTFVTVGEHHLHVLDEGSGPPLLLMAALGSNWFDLDPLVARLSTSWRVLRYDRPGYGLSDPIGRGHHPSLLGEVERMAAVLDARGVNEPVVVVGHSLASLYVEAFARRYPERTAGVVVLDGSFVLLPWRLVPLSFRVGNAHRVVGAARAVTSRVGIRRWPSFQVWSRVVPAPPEGRGEQQRRWSTHVFGQPPYLLALLVENAAFGSMNQTLRSLRRSAPMPDAPVIVVVASSRLPGWRELWEWKQRRYAEVLGAREIAVLPRARHFLVSERPDDVAEIIRGVRSIPTRE from the coding sequence ATGCCCGACGAGGGCCCGGACACACCCGGCACGTTCGTGACGGTCGGGGAGCATCATCTCCACGTGCTCGACGAGGGCTCGGGGCCGCCGCTGCTGCTGATGGCGGCGCTCGGGAGCAACTGGTTCGACCTCGATCCGCTGGTCGCGCGGCTGTCCACGTCGTGGCGGGTCCTTCGCTACGACCGCCCGGGCTACGGGCTGTCCGATCCCATCGGCCGTGGCCACCATCCCTCGCTGCTGGGCGAGGTGGAACGGATGGCCGCCGTCCTCGATGCGCGTGGCGTCAACGAACCGGTTGTGGTCGTGGGTCATTCGCTGGCGTCGCTGTACGTGGAGGCGTTCGCGCGGCGGTATCCCGAACGGACGGCGGGTGTGGTCGTGCTCGACGGGTCGTTCGTGTTGCTCCCATGGCGGCTCGTCCCGCTCTCGTTCCGGGTCGGCAACGCTCACCGGGTGGTCGGTGCGGCGCGTGCGGTGACGAGTCGCGTGGGTATCCGTCGCTGGCCGAGTTTCCAGGTGTGGAGCCGCGTGGTGCCCGCGCCCCCGGAGGGCCGCGGGGAGCAGCAGCGCCGGTGGAGCACCCACGTGTTCGGGCAGCCGCCGTATCTGCTCGCGCTCCTCGTCGAGAACGCCGCCTTCGGGTCGATGAACCAGACGCTGCGGAGTCTGCGACGGTCCGCGCCGATGCCCGACGCCCCGGTGATCGTCGTCGTGGCGTCGTCGAGGCTTCCGGGGTGGCGCGAGTTGTGGGAATGGAAGCAACGGCGATACGCCGAGGTGCTCGGCGCCCGCGAGATCGCCGTTCTCCCGCGGGCGAGGCATTTCCTGGTCTCCGAGCGCCCGGATGACGTCGCCGAGATCATCCGTGGGGTCCGATCGATCCCTACCCGCGAGTAA
- a CDS encoding cutinase family protein produces the protein MRRIVATMCALLCAVLAGGGLAVPKADAAPRGCPEIYVLAVPGTWSNGASPGLLGEVTAGLGPETRVQYVGYDATAFPWEKAIYGKSKGQAVANTTGLALQMLRRCPGTRIALVGYSQGADAAGDLASEIGTGRAAIRPGQVAGVVLIADPRRSERDNLVGPPLRGEGSGGPRLDGMGWVLPRAFTICEPGDVYCNVPRDYYVTRIVGYLAETSDPTPSQIVQYQAEAGAILAELLTLGGPGEIVQELGDDRAREQIRSFNRFLQSGSHGTYRDFEVRPGVTAVQWANRFLAGLA, from the coding sequence ATGCGTCGGATCGTCGCGACCATGTGCGCGCTGTTGTGTGCCGTCCTGGCCGGAGGAGGCCTCGCCGTCCCGAAAGCCGACGCCGCGCCGCGAGGATGCCCCGAGATCTACGTGCTCGCCGTGCCCGGAACGTGGTCCAACGGCGCCAGCCCGGGCCTGCTCGGTGAGGTCACCGCCGGGCTCGGACCGGAGACCCGCGTGCAGTACGTCGGATACGACGCCACCGCGTTCCCCTGGGAGAAGGCGATCTACGGCAAGTCGAAGGGGCAGGCCGTGGCCAACACCACGGGACTGGCCCTGCAGATGCTGCGTCGATGCCCGGGTACCCGGATCGCACTGGTCGGCTACAGCCAGGGCGCCGACGCCGCCGGGGACCTGGCCTCCGAGATCGGCACCGGCCGTGCCGCCATCAGGCCGGGTCAGGTGGCGGGCGTCGTCCTGATCGCCGATCCGCGACGGTCCGAGCGCGACAACCTCGTCGGTCCGCCGCTGCGCGGAGAGGGAAGCGGCGGCCCTCGCCTCGACGGCATGGGCTGGGTCCTGCCGAGAGCGTTCACGATCTGCGAACCCGGCGATGTCTACTGCAACGTGCCTCGCGACTACTACGTGACGCGGATCGTCGGCTACCTCGCCGAGACCAGTGATCCGACGCCGAGCCAGATCGTCCAGTATCAGGCGGAGGCGGGCGCGATCCTCGCCGAACTGCTCACCCTCGGCGGACCCGGGGAGATCGTGCAGGAACTCGGCGACGACCGGGCCCGCGAACAGATCAGATCGTTCAACCGGTTCCTGCAGTCCGGGTCCCACGGCACCTACCGGGACTTCGAGGTTCGTCCCGGGGTGACCGCGGTGCAGTGGGCCAACAGGTTCCTCGCCGGACTCGCCTGA
- the rraA gene encoding ribonuclease E activity regulator RraA, with product MSELTFTPTADLVDEIGADVRSCDTQFTQYGGNREFVGRVSTVRCFQDNALLKSVLGESNPGGVLVVDGDASVHTALVGDLIAELGRSNGWVGIIVNGAIRDAKTIGGMEIGVKALGTNPRKSTKTGAGERDIPLSIGGETFAPGDIVYSDDDGIVLVAPEPQ from the coding sequence ATGAGCGAGCTGACCTTCACCCCGACGGCCGACCTCGTCGACGAGATCGGTGCCGATGTCCGTAGCTGTGACACCCAGTTCACGCAGTACGGCGGTAACCGGGAGTTCGTCGGACGGGTGTCGACGGTCAGATGCTTCCAGGACAACGCCCTGCTGAAGTCGGTTCTCGGCGAGTCCAACCCCGGCGGGGTGCTCGTCGTCGACGGCGACGCGTCGGTACACACCGCCCTGGTGGGAGACCTGATCGCCGAACTCGGCCGGTCCAACGGCTGGGTGGGGATCATCGTCAACGGCGCCATCCGCGACGCCAAGACCATCGGTGGGATGGAGATCGGGGTCAAGGCCCTGGGCACCAACCCGCGCAAATCGACCAAGACCGGCGCCGGTGAGCGCGACATCCCGCTGAGCATCGGCGGTGAGACGTTCGCCCCCGGCGACATCGTCTACTCCGACGACGACGGCATCGTGCTCGTCGCGCCGGAACCACAGTAG
- the lysX gene encoding bifunctional lysylphosphatidylglycerol synthetase/lysine--tRNA ligase LysX: protein MATDTPLAPVDPENPDERHIGTSRAPTAADRRSLALLDKIRRPTGFGTRAPHIAGTVVGVLAAIALLSSLFPAIRHLIHDPRRYVDDYIITLPDTSFAWAFVLALIAVALSARKRIAWWISVVYLVLFMTANVLYLVPALEDDLGVTTWDRTNIYLGLFIDALALMFLLSTYRQFYTRVRRGAIPAAFGTLVAGLIIATLLGWALVWAFPHTLTRGDRLPYAFNRVVAFGAIDQDASFDGRHTHLFVNGLLGLFGALALIAAAIVLFRSQRLRWLITAEDEALIRALIARFNDDDSLAYFSTRRDKAVVFSPDGRAAITYRVEVGVGLAGGDPIGDPESWPDAIAEFLTLCEKYGWHPASMGSSPRGAAAFDAAGFVSLNIGDEAILHTREFSLSGPAMKAVRQAVTRTRRAGVDVRIRRHSEIGDTEMAQIVARADDWRDTDEERGFAMALSRIGDPADGDCLLVEAVMDEGAPDERVVGMLSFVPWGRRGVSLDLMRRDRHGPNGVVETMVAELCRDSEQLGITEVSLNFAAFRAFFEQGPQIGAGPVMRMGYSVLMFGSRFFQMESLYKSNAKYLPDWQSRYLCFEDSRILPRVGLAAIVTEGFITLPRFGRAKHYTQGQPSIPAGVDAPALIAELDAEAATPEGAVVHRPEQVRVRLEKMDRLVERGFDPYPPADRPTHTIAQAKAEPEGTVVTVAGRVTRLRDFGKVVFADVHDWSGEVQVLVEDSRVIPGTPDFGTDVDLGDLIQARGVVGTSRKGELSILIDAWRINGKCLRPLPDKWAGLTDPEARVRQRYVDLAINEQTRASLATRSLVVKSLRDFLSARGYLEVETPILQQIHGGANATPFQTHINAYNLDLYLRIAPELYLKRLCVGGVEKVFEIGRNFRNEGVDFSHNPEFTSLEAYEAHSDYLKMLDLTREMIQHAATAAYGEPVIVRTDADGNEERVDISGEWPVKTVHQVVSEGAGEEITPDTPVEVLRAVCDRLEINHRPDWDAGQIVLELYEHLGEDRTTFPTFYIDFPTSTSPLTRAHRSKPGVAERWDLVAWGVELGTAYTELTDPVEQRKRLTEQSILAADGDPEAMELDEDFLQALEYAMPPTGGLGVGVDRVVMLITGQSIRESLAFPLAKPQDA, encoded by the coding sequence ATGGCCACCGACACCCCCCTCGCGCCGGTCGACCCCGAGAACCCCGATGAGCGTCACATCGGCACGTCGCGCGCACCCACCGCCGCCGATCGTCGATCCCTGGCGCTCCTCGACAAGATCAGGCGACCGACCGGGTTCGGTACCCGCGCTCCGCACATCGCCGGCACCGTGGTCGGTGTCCTCGCCGCCATCGCGTTGCTGTCCAGTCTCTTTCCGGCGATCCGGCACCTGATCCACGACCCGCGACGCTACGTCGACGACTACATCATCACCCTGCCCGACACCAGCTTCGCCTGGGCGTTCGTGCTGGCGCTCATCGCCGTCGCGCTCTCCGCACGCAAGCGGATCGCCTGGTGGATCAGCGTGGTCTACCTCGTGCTGTTCATGACGGCCAACGTTCTCTATCTGGTGCCGGCGCTCGAGGACGACCTCGGCGTCACGACCTGGGACCGCACCAACATCTACCTCGGCCTGTTCATCGACGCCCTCGCGCTGATGTTCCTGCTGTCCACGTACCGGCAGTTCTACACACGGGTCCGCAGGGGAGCGATCCCCGCGGCGTTCGGCACCCTCGTCGCCGGCCTGATCATCGCGACGTTGCTGGGCTGGGCGCTCGTATGGGCGTTCCCGCACACCCTCACCCGTGGCGACCGGTTGCCGTATGCGTTCAACCGGGTGGTCGCCTTCGGCGCCATCGACCAAGACGCGTCGTTCGACGGACGGCACACGCATCTCTTCGTCAACGGGTTGCTGGGATTGTTCGGGGCGCTGGCGCTGATCGCCGCGGCGATCGTGTTGTTCCGTTCGCAGCGGCTGCGCTGGCTCATCACCGCCGAGGACGAGGCACTCATCCGCGCTCTGATCGCGCGGTTCAACGACGACGATTCGCTCGCCTACTTCTCGACCCGTCGCGACAAGGCCGTCGTGTTCTCGCCCGACGGCCGCGCGGCCATCACCTACCGGGTGGAGGTCGGCGTCGGACTGGCAGGCGGTGACCCGATCGGCGACCCGGAGTCGTGGCCCGACGCCATCGCCGAATTCCTCACGCTCTGCGAAAAATACGGATGGCATCCGGCGTCGATGGGGTCGAGCCCACGTGGCGCGGCGGCATTCGACGCCGCCGGTTTCGTCTCCCTCAACATCGGCGACGAGGCCATCCTCCACACGCGTGAGTTCAGCCTCAGCGGACCCGCGATGAAGGCGGTGCGCCAGGCCGTGACACGCACCCGGCGTGCCGGAGTCGATGTCCGCATCAGGCGGCACTCCGAGATCGGTGACACCGAGATGGCGCAGATCGTCGCGCGGGCCGATGACTGGCGCGACACCGACGAGGAACGCGGCTTCGCGATGGCGCTCTCGCGCATCGGCGATCCCGCGGACGGCGACTGCCTGCTGGTCGAGGCGGTGATGGACGAAGGCGCTCCCGACGAGAGGGTCGTCGGGATGCTGTCCTTCGTGCCGTGGGGGCGCCGTGGGGTCTCGCTCGACCTGATGCGTCGCGACCGGCACGGGCCCAACGGCGTCGTGGAGACGATGGTCGCCGAATTGTGCCGCGACTCCGAACAGTTGGGCATCACCGAGGTATCCCTGAACTTCGCCGCATTCCGGGCGTTCTTCGAGCAGGGGCCCCAGATCGGTGCCGGGCCCGTGATGCGGATGGGTTACTCGGTGCTGATGTTCGGCTCGCGGTTCTTCCAGATGGAGTCGCTGTACAAGTCGAATGCGAAGTATCTGCCGGACTGGCAGTCGCGCTACCTGTGCTTCGAGGACAGCCGAATCCTGCCCCGGGTGGGGCTGGCCGCGATCGTGACCGAGGGCTTCATCACGCTGCCGCGCTTCGGCCGGGCCAAGCACTACACGCAAGGCCAGCCGTCGATCCCGGCCGGTGTCGACGCCCCCGCCCTCATCGCCGAACTCGACGCCGAGGCGGCCACCCCGGAGGGTGCGGTCGTCCACCGTCCGGAGCAGGTCCGCGTCCGGCTCGAGAAGATGGACCGGCTCGTCGAACGGGGCTTCGATCCGTACCCGCCGGCGGACCGGCCCACGCACACGATCGCGCAGGCCAAGGCCGAACCCGAAGGGACCGTCGTCACCGTCGCCGGCCGCGTCACGCGGCTTCGCGACTTCGGCAAGGTGGTGTTCGCCGACGTGCACGACTGGTCCGGCGAGGTCCAGGTCCTCGTCGAGGATTCCCGCGTGATCCCGGGAACTCCCGACTTCGGCACCGACGTCGACCTCGGTGACCTGATCCAGGCGCGCGGCGTCGTGGGCACCAGCCGCAAGGGCGAGCTGTCGATCCTGATCGACGCCTGGCGGATCAACGGCAAGTGCCTGCGTCCGCTGCCCGACAAGTGGGCCGGTCTCACCGATCCGGAAGCGCGTGTCCGCCAGCGCTATGTCGACCTGGCCATCAACGAGCAGACCCGGGCATCACTCGCGACACGCAGCCTCGTCGTGAAGTCGTTGCGCGACTTTCTCTCCGCGCGTGGATATCTGGAGGTCGAGACACCGATCCTCCAACAGATCCACGGCGGTGCCAACGCAACCCCGTTCCAGACGCACATCAACGCCTATAACCTCGACCTGTACCTGCGCATCGCGCCGGAGCTCTACCTCAAACGGCTCTGCGTCGGCGGTGTGGAGAAGGTCTTCGAGATCGGCCGCAACTTCCGCAACGAGGGCGTGGACTTCAGTCACAACCCGGAGTTCACCAGCCTCGAAGCCTATGAGGCGCACAGTGATTACCTCAAGATGCTCGACCTCACCCGCGAGATGATCCAGCACGCGGCGACCGCCGCCTACGGGGAACCGGTCATCGTGCGGACCGACGCCGACGGAAACGAAGAGCGCGTGGACATCTCGGGGGAGTGGCCGGTCAAGACCGTCCACCAGGTGGTGTCGGAAGGGGCGGGGGAGGAGATCACCCCCGACACCCCCGTCGAGGTCTTGCGCGCCGTGTGCGATCGCCTCGAGATCAACCACCGGCCGGACTGGGACGCCGGGCAGATCGTGCTGGAACTCTACGAGCACCTCGGCGAGGACCGCACGACGTTCCCGACCTTCTACATCGACTTCCCGACGTCGACATCGCCCCTCACACGCGCGCACCGGAGCAAGCCGGGCGTCGCCGAGCGGTGGGATCTCGTGGCCTGGGGCGTCGAACTGGGCACTGCCTACACCGAGCTCACCGATCCGGTGGAGCAGCGCAAGCGCCTCACCGAGCAGTCGATCCTGGCGGCCGACGGCGACCCCGAGGCCATGGAACTCGACGAGGACTTCCTACAGGCGCTCGAGTACGCGATGCCGCCGACGGGCGGTCTCGGCGTCGGCGTCGACCGCGTGGTCATGCTCATCACCGGACAGTCGATCCGTGAGTCGCTGGCGTTCCCGCTCGCGAAACCACAGGACGCCTGA
- the sigK gene encoding ECF RNA polymerase sigma factor SigK, with amino-acid sequence MAPRESDATARADHGGGGESQLLRDLLVSVAGGDRASFTRLYDLTSSRIYGLAVRVVRDRHYAEEVVQEAYLQYWQRAADYEPARGSVITWMMTIAHRRAVDRVRSENMQTERMSEYGARNAEPEGAQNIPLEEVVRAAEVSAVRTCLGHLTDLQRGSLEMSYFGGLTYPEVAARTDTPLPTTKSRIRDGLRRLRICLDSHDDR; translated from the coding sequence GTGGCGCCGAGGGAGAGCGACGCAACCGCGAGAGCGGACCACGGGGGCGGGGGTGAATCGCAGCTCTTGCGCGATCTTCTGGTGTCCGTCGCCGGAGGAGACCGCGCATCGTTCACGCGTCTCTATGATCTGACCAGTTCCCGGATCTACGGGCTCGCCGTCCGGGTGGTCCGTGACCGGCACTACGCCGAAGAGGTGGTCCAGGAGGCCTACCTGCAGTACTGGCAGCGGGCCGCCGACTACGAACCCGCTCGCGGGTCGGTCATCACCTGGATGATGACGATCGCGCACCGCCGCGCCGTCGACCGGGTCCGCTCCGAGAACATGCAGACCGAGCGGATGTCGGAGTACGGCGCTCGGAACGCGGAACCCGAAGGTGCGCAGAACATTCCGCTCGAAGAAGTCGTCCGGGCGGCGGAGGTGAGCGCGGTGCGCACCTGCCTCGGACACCTCACCGACCTGCAGCGCGGGAGCCTCGAGATGTCGTACTTCGGCGGGCTCACCTATCCCGAGGTGGCGGCGCGCACCGACACACCGCTGCCCACCACGAAGTCCCGGATCCGGGACGGGTTGCGCCGGCTGCGGATCTGCCTGGACTCGCACGACGATCGCTGA
- a CDS encoding DedA family protein encodes MPTQLAAVLAQTDPSQGHSGFIGWILDLMDTLGELGVGVAILLETFLPPIPSEAVLPGAGFLAYEGRMNVWLAWMAATVGSLVGAWLWYWIGAALGRDRTRRLVGRLPLLDYDDFDKAEEYFVRWGGMAVLLGRCVPLVRSFVSIPAGIEKMPFWRFTAYTALGSGVWNALWIGIGFGFGPAIAPALERWSGALSNIVIALLVLMVAWFVVKRVRRRRASTAG; translated from the coding sequence TTGCCAACGCAGCTCGCCGCCGTACTCGCCCAGACCGACCCGTCTCAGGGTCACAGCGGCTTCATCGGCTGGATCCTCGACCTGATGGACACACTCGGCGAGTTGGGTGTGGGGGTCGCGATCCTCCTCGAGACCTTCCTGCCGCCCATCCCCTCCGAAGCGGTCCTTCCCGGCGCCGGGTTCCTCGCCTACGAGGGCCGCATGAACGTCTGGCTCGCCTGGATGGCCGCGACCGTCGGGTCGCTCGTCGGCGCCTGGCTCTGGTACTGGATCGGCGCCGCCCTGGGTCGCGACCGCACCCGGCGGCTCGTCGGCCGGCTGCCGTTGCTCGACTACGACGACTTCGACAAGGCGGAGGAGTATTTCGTCCGCTGGGGCGGCATGGCGGTTCTCCTCGGCCGGTGCGTGCCGCTCGTGCGATCGTTCGTCTCGATCCCCGCGGGCATCGAGAAGATGCCGTTCTGGCGCTTCACCGCCTACACCGCGCTGGGTTCGGGGGTGTGGAACGCCTTGTGGATCGGGATCGGCTTCGGTTTCGGTCCGGCGATCGCCCCGGCGCTCGAACGCTGGAGCGGGGCGCTGTCCAACATCGTGATCGCGCTTCTCGTCCTCATGGTCGCCTGGTTCGTCGTGAAGCGGGTGCGTCGCCGGCGAGCGAGCACTGCCGGATAG
- a CDS encoding SRPBCC family protein translates to MVEVSRTFPVRQPIETVVAYMRDFANAVEWDPGTQKCEQIGTDPIALGTRWHNETKLYGISTTLTYELTRDDPDHVVFTGRNKTATSVDDLSFAPDGPTRTSFTYRSHITFNGRARLADPLAQLAFNRLAGSVEDQITRVLNRL, encoded by the coding sequence ATGGTCGAGGTGTCACGGACCTTCCCGGTGAGACAGCCCATCGAGACAGTAGTCGCGTACATGCGCGACTTCGCCAACGCCGTCGAGTGGGATCCGGGAACGCAGAAGTGCGAGCAGATCGGCACCGACCCCATCGCGCTGGGCACCCGCTGGCACAACGAGACGAAGCTGTACGGGATCTCGACGACGCTGACCTACGAGCTCACCCGCGACGACCCGGACCACGTCGTGTTCACCGGTCGCAACAAGACCGCGACCAGTGTCGACGACCTGTCGTTCGCGCCGGACGGACCCACGCGCACCTCGTTCACGTACCGGTCCCACATCACCTTCAACGGCCGTGCCCGGCTCGCCGACCCGCTCGCGCAGCTCGCCTTCAACCGGCTCGCGGGTTCGGTGGAGGATCAGATCACCAGGGTGCTCAACAGACTCTGA
- a CDS encoding PQQ-dependent sugar dehydrogenase encodes MRRDPVTRSRRTRLGVLTAAVSAALVGALVSAPAADAAPSLQVTTVAGGLSIPWGVVVAPDGTVLTGERSGRFVAVRPGGQRVNVRADLSRIFAEGESGLMGLAIDPRFAQTRRVYSCQAEATVPGAPGAPGSLSNIPIEFPQTGQTIKVVSWRVGSDWTQMARERTVLSGIPVNSSGRHGGCGLAATADGLWIGTGDNATPWIPQSRTSLGGKVLHIRLDGTPAPGNPNPRSPIYSLGHRNVQGVAVQPGTGRVYAIEQGTTRDDELNRIVAGGNYGYKPDRLPVIYDESVPMTDPVRVPGAIGPVWSSGDTTIALPGIAFLPETGWGAYSGGLVLTALKGKRLVFMKLSDDGRRVVSETEALKDAHGRLRGVAVAPDGSLVLTTSDGEGSDRILRVRWNG; translated from the coding sequence ATGCGCAGAGACCCCGTGACCCGATCCCGCCGGACGCGTCTGGGGGTGCTGACCGCGGCAGTCTCGGCAGCCCTCGTCGGCGCACTGGTGTCCGCGCCCGCCGCCGACGCGGCACCTTCCCTCCAGGTGACGACCGTCGCCGGCGGGCTGAGCATCCCGTGGGGCGTCGTGGTCGCTCCGGACGGGACGGTGCTGACCGGCGAGCGGTCGGGACGGTTCGTCGCGGTGCGCCCGGGAGGACAACGCGTGAACGTCCGCGCCGACCTGTCGCGCATCTTCGCCGAAGGCGAGTCGGGGCTGATGGGACTCGCCATCGATCCGCGTTTCGCACAGACCCGCCGCGTGTACTCCTGCCAGGCGGAGGCGACCGTGCCCGGTGCTCCGGGTGCGCCAGGGTCGCTGTCGAACATCCCGATCGAGTTCCCGCAGACCGGGCAGACCATCAAGGTCGTGTCCTGGCGGGTCGGCTCCGACTGGACCCAGATGGCCCGCGAACGCACGGTGCTGAGCGGGATTCCGGTCAACTCGTCGGGACGCCACGGCGGTTGCGGGCTGGCGGCGACCGCCGACGGTCTGTGGATCGGAACCGGTGACAACGCCACTCCGTGGATTCCGCAGTCTCGTACCTCGCTGGGCGGCAAGGTGTTGCACATCCGGCTCGACGGCACCCCGGCTCCGGGCAATCCGAACCCGCGGAGTCCGATCTACAGCCTCGGTCACCGCAACGTCCAGGGCGTTGCCGTCCAGCCCGGCACGGGCCGCGTGTACGCCATCGAGCAGGGGACGACCCGCGACGACGAACTCAACCGCATCGTCGCCGGGGGCAACTACGGGTACAAACCCGATCGTCTTCCGGTGATCTACGACGAATCGGTGCCGATGACCGATCCGGTCCGGGTCCCGGGTGCGATCGGCCCGGTGTGGAGCTCGGGCGACACGACGATAGCCCTGCCGGGCATCGCCTTCCTGCCCGAGACCGGCTGGGGCGCGTACAGCGGCGGTCTCGTGCTCACGGCACTCAAGGGCAAGCGACTGGTGTTCATGAAGCTCTCCGACGACGGGCGACGCGTGGTCTCGGAGACCGAGGCGTTGAAGGACGCGCACGGCCGCCTGCGCGGGGTGGCCGTCGCGCCCGACGGCTCACTCGTCCTGACGACCAGCGACGGCGAAGGTTCGGATCGCATCCTGCGTGTGCGCTGGAACGGCTGA
- a CDS encoding succinic semialdehyde dehydrogenase — MPKPTADYFARLGALVAIDDAASRPTRPVLEAFSGTEMATIPVATAEDLEVAVARARQAQQGWAARTPADRAAIIDRFSELVHRNAASLMDIAQAETGKARIYAQEEVIDVAITARHYATNGPKLLSDRKVKGMLPGATSVRVRYLPKGVVGIISPWNYPLTLAVSDAVAALIAGNGVVIKPDSQTPYCALALAELLYEAGLPRELYAVVPGPGGVVGQAIMATTDYVMFTGSSETGATLAEQAGRRLIGFSAELGGKNPMVVTASADIANAVRGAARASFSNSGQLCISIERIYVDKKIADDFAERFAAHVSTMKLSASYDFTADMGSLASAAQVDTAEAHVEDAVAKGAKVLAGGKRRADLGPFFFEPTVLTDVTDDMVCFGNETFGPVVSIYPVDSTDEAIKLANDTDYGLNASVFAGSSAEAQEVAEQLRAGTVNINEGYAAAWASTAAPMGGMGISGVGRRHGDEGLLKYTEPQTIAEQRFIGIDRMPVVPTNIYRAITPAAVRALKYLPGR; from the coding sequence ATGCCGAAGCCCACCGCCGACTATTTCGCCCGCCTGGGTGCGCTCGTCGCCATCGACGACGCCGCGAGTCGTCCCACGCGCCCCGTCCTCGAGGCGTTCAGCGGGACGGAGATGGCGACCATTCCCGTCGCCACCGCCGAGGATCTCGAGGTGGCGGTCGCCCGTGCCCGCCAGGCACAGCAGGGGTGGGCGGCCCGCACGCCGGCCGACCGCGCCGCGATCATCGATCGGTTCTCCGAACTGGTCCACCGCAACGCGGCGTCGCTGATGGACATCGCGCAGGCCGAGACCGGCAAGGCGCGCATCTACGCGCAAGAAGAGGTCATCGACGTCGCGATCACCGCGCGGCACTACGCGACGAACGGTCCCAAGCTGCTCTCCGACCGCAAGGTCAAGGGCATGCTGCCGGGTGCGACCAGCGTCCGTGTGCGCTACCTGCCCAAGGGCGTGGTCGGCATCATCAGCCCGTGGAACTACCCGCTGACACTGGCCGTGTCCGACGCGGTGGCGGCGCTCATCGCCGGCAACGGCGTGGTCATCAAGCCGGACAGCCAGACCCCGTACTGCGCACTGGCCCTGGCCGAGTTGCTGTACGAGGCGGGCCTGCCGCGCGAGCTGTACGCCGTGGTGCCCGGCCCGGGCGGGGTTGTCGGACAGGCCATCATGGCCACCACCGACTATGTGATGTTCACCGGCTCCTCGGAGACCGGGGCGACCCTCGCCGAGCAGGCCGGGCGTCGGCTCATCGGTTTCTCGGCGGAGCTCGGCGGCAAGAACCCGATGGTCGTCACCGCGAGCGCGGACATCGCCAACGCCGTCCGGGGTGCGGCGCGCGCGTCGTTCTCCAACTCCGGGCAGCTGTGCATCTCGATCGAACGGATCTACGTCGACAAGAAGATCGCCGACGACTTCGCCGAGCGGTTCGCCGCCCATGTGTCGACGATGAAGCTGTCGGCCTCCTACGATTTCACCGCCGACATGGGCTCGCTGGCTTCGGCCGCCCAGGTCGACACCGCCGAGGCGCACGTCGAGGATGCAGTCGCCAAGGGCGCGAAGGTGCTGGCCGGCGGGAAACGACGAGCCGACCTGGGCCCCTTCTTCTTCGAGCCGACGGTCCTCACCGACGTCACCGACGACATGGTCTGTTTCGGGAACGAGACCTTCGGACCCGTCGTTTCCATCTACCCCGTCGACTCCACCGACGAGGCGATCAAGCTCGCCAACGACACCGACTACGGCCTCAACGCGAGCGTCTTCGCCGGTAGCAGCGCTGAGGCGCAGGAGGTCGCCGAGCAACTCCGGGCCGGGACGGTGAACATCAACGAGGGCTATGCGGCGGCGTGGGCGTCGACTGCGGCCCCGATGGGTGGCATGGGCATCTCCGGGGTGGGGCGCCGCCACGGCGACGAGGGCCTGCTGAAGTACACCGAGCCGCAGACCATCGCCGAACAGCGCTTCATCGGCATCGACCGCATGCCGGTGGTCCCGACGAACATCTACCGCGCCATCACCCCGGCCGCTGTCCGCGCGCTGAAGTACCTGCCCGGCCGTTAG
- a CDS encoding RNA-binding S4 domain-containing protein translates to MIEAVYDVTIRDESIRLGQFLKLANLIESGAEAKEVIADGLVSVNDEVETRRGRQLAIGDVVSVGGMSVRVVSGTDDLPAP, encoded by the coding sequence ATGATCGAAGCCGTGTACGACGTGACGATCCGAGACGAGTCCATCCGCCTCGGCCAATTCCTCAAACTCGCCAACCTGATCGAGTCCGGCGCGGAGGCCAAAGAGGTGATCGCCGACGGTCTGGTCAGCGTCAACGACGAGGTGGAGACCAGGCGGGGCCGGCAGCTGGCGATCGGCGACGTGGTGTCCGTCGGCGGGATGAGCGTACGAGTGGTCTCCGGGACCGACGACCTACCCGCTCCTTGA